The sequence TACCATGTATATACAAAAAATTTTTATTGAATAAACAAGAAGTAATTTGGTTATATGATTGGACAAAACAATCCAATATTAAATGGGGTATAGATCAAGAACATCTAAAAAAATTAAATTTACCAATTGATATGTACAATACATGGGAGAAAGGAATAAATAGGATGATTCTTTCTTGTTCTATAAATACAAAAGAAAAAGTAATATGGAATAATACATTTCCTTCTCACGACTTTAATTTAGATGCATCTAATGTTTTAAATAAATTTTTAATATTTATTTCTTTTTTAAAAAAATGGAAAAGTAAATTATCTACTTCAAAAAAAATAAAAAATTGGACATTAATTGGGAAGAATATAATACATGATTTTTATGTAAAAAATAAAAAAACAAGTAAATATTTTAAACTAATTTTAAATGCATGGAAAAAAACAATTACAACTGCTTCAATAATAAAGCATTATCGAATAAATATTCTGTTATTGATAGAAGAAATATTAAAAAATATAAATAACTTTAAACGAAAAAACAAAATATTTATTGGATCTGTTATTATTTCTGATTTTTATTCTTTTGAATATATTCCATATAAAGTAACTTATTTATTAGGATTTAATGAAGAAAGTTATCCTGAAATAAAACATTATGATTTTTTTGATTTAACGAGTGATCAAAAAACTACTACTTATCATAATACTTATGAATTAAAAAAATATTGTTTTTTAGTTACTCTAACAAATACAAAAAACTTTTTTTTTATAAGTTATTCAGAATCTCAACATTTATATAAAGATAAAACATCTCAATCGCCTTTTATCAAAGAGTTAGAAGCATATATTCAAAAAATTATAAATATTAATCTTAATTATTGTAATAATAAAGAAATAAAGAAAAAAAATTTTTCCATAAAATATGATCATTCCACGATTATTCATAATCAAAAAGAATTGAAAAAAAATTCAATATTAACAGAATTTAGTCAAAAATATCTAAAAATGCCTAAAATTTATCATGAATCTAATTTAAATATAAAAAAAAAATTTTATTCGATATCTATATTTAACAAGAATACTATTTTAATAAAAAAATTTATACTTTTTTGGAAAAATCCAATTTTTTATTTTTTTAAATATTATTTAAATATTTTTATATCAAAAAAACATGTAAATGTTTCAGAATTCGAACCTTTTTCTATAGATTACTTGCATCGATATAAATTAAATGATGAAATATTTAATTACAAATTAAAAAACAAAAAAATAAATACTATTTTTAACAGATTTTTATTTTCTGGAAAACTACCATATAAATATTTTGGAGAAAGTTGTTTTTTAAAACAAGAAGAAGAAATAGACAATATAATAAAAAAGATTTCATTTCTAACAAAAAAATCATTTAAAAAAAATGTTTTTAATTTAAAAATAAATAATATTTCATTAAAAGGAAAAATACAAATTCTTACAGAAAAAAAAACTCATAAATTTGGAGTTTTTTGTTTTAAACCTTCCGTATTGAAATTAAAAGATGGTATTTCATTTTGGATACAACATTTAGTTTATTGTGCTTTAGGAGGAAAAAAACCTAGTATGTTAATAGGGTCTAAAAACAGTGAATGGCATCTCACCCCTTTAAATAAAAAAAAAGCAACTTATTATCTAATAAAATATATAAATGGATTTATTGTAGGATCAAAAAATCCTATTTTACTTACTTCTTCTGGAATGTATTGGTTAAATACAATATTTGATAAAAAGTTGAACCAAATTTCTAGTAATGAATGCATCGTCAAAGCAAGTAAAGAAAAATTCATGCAAATATGGAATGGTAATCAATTTCAACAAGGAGAAAAAGATGATATCTTTTTACAAAAATTAATACCTAATTTAAATGAACAAATTATTAAAAAAATTTTAAAAAATGCAAAAAAATGGTTTCTTCCTATTTTAAAACATTCTTTTAGAAAAGTTAATATTAGTTAAATAAATACTTTTTTTAAGAAAAATCATACATATCATTAATAATGAATAAAAATCTTGATATATTTAACATTTCTTTGCCAGGACAACATCTAGTTGAAGCTTCAGCTGGAACTGGAAAAACTTCTACAATTGTATTTTTATATTTACGATTGTTATTAGGTTTAAAAGATACAACATTACAAAAATTACAACTTAACATACAAAATATATTAATTATTACTTTTACAAATAGTGCTAAAAAAGAGCTAAAAAATAGAATTCAAAAAACAATGTTTGAACTTAAATTAGCATTTAAAAAGAATTATACGACACATCCTATCTTTTTGTCCTTTATGAATAAAATAAAAAATATTAATA comes from Buchnera aphidicola (Anoecia oenotherae) and encodes:
- a CDS encoding exodeoxyribonuclease V subunit gamma codes for the protein MLFLYKTNDLDIVVNTICLRIKENPLDNPLTQEIILVNSEEIKQWLNYSLSLKLGITANIKILHIHSYIKKLYKYVIPKKKWLIEIKNDTILWYLLLFSREKNISVFLKKFKNSFEKYLFLSHIADLFKKYIKNRPDWINKWDKKKYFFKVNNQKLQEKIWIFLIQYIKDTNNKLCFYPKLLAHYIKYVNREKINVSDFPNRIFLIGTVQSSIYEILSIISNSKFIDIYLYFFTVSKHKINTNFQQKETKFVSNKIFDFTKRYDIFIKKIKNKNKRSNFNNYLLNLWGNLELDSIFFLKEIDHQYVNLYKNYNVDEKNKTLLNLIKSNIVLDREENLIKGFQKKLYNKKNVKENIYIDNSIEIHICYSIQTEVQVLHNNLLQIFNNNPDIFPHDVIVKSTNINIYLPFIKTIFNSVKKTHYIPFIIINKKINTDNVIFNSFFKLLNLSKCNFFHEEIFCLLRLPCIYKKFLLNKQEVIWLYDWTKQSNIKWGIDQEHLKKLNLPIDMYNTWEKGINRMILSCSINTKEKVIWNNTFPSHDFNLDASNVLNKFLIFISFLKKWKSKLSTSKKIKNWTLIGKNIIHDFYVKNKKTSKYFKLILNAWKKTITTASIIKHYRINILLLIEEILKNINNFKRKNKIFIGSVIISDFYSFEYIPYKVTYLLGFNEESYPEIKHYDFFDLTSDQKTTTYHNTYELKKYCFLVTLTNTKNFFFISYSESQHLYKDKTSQSPFIKELEAYIQKIININLNYCNNKEIKKKNFSIKYDHSTIIHNQKELKKNSILTEFSQKYLKMPKIYHESNLNIKKKFYSISIFNKNTILIKKFILFWKNPIFYFFKYYLNIFISKKHVNVSEFEPFSIDYLHRYKLNDEIFNYKLKNKKINTIFNRFLFSGKLPYKYFGESCFLKQEEEIDNIIKKISFLTKKSFKKNVFNLKINNISLKGKIQILTEKKTHKFGVFCFKPSVLKLKDGISFWIQHLVYCALGGKKPSMLIGSKNSEWHLTPLNKKKATYYLIKYINGFIVGSKNPILLTSSGMYWLNTIFDKKLNQISSNECIVKASKEKFMQIWNGNQFQQGEKDDIFLQKLIPNLNEQIIKKILKNAKKWFLPILKHSFRKVNIS